One Pseudomonas syringae CC1557 genomic window, GAGCAGCATCTCCATGTCGGAACTGTCGGAGTGATCGCCGCCCATCAGTTGCGAGATGCCGGAAATATCCGAATCATGAAAAATCAGCAGCGCTTCACCAGAAATACCGCCACCGATGTAGCCCTGACACACTGCCGTCAAACGCTGATCACTGTGCGCATCGGCCAGTGCCATGTGCAATTCGCCGACTTCGAGCATGTTCACGTTGGGTACCGGCAGCTGTACGAACACCCCCAACACCTTGGCCAGCAATGCTGCCGCACGGCCCATGGCAACGTTGATGGTCTCGCGGAAGGCATCCTGAAAGCTGATCACCCCGCCGGTGTTGTTCAGCGCGGGCAACGCAACCGGCGCAGCCGCAGGCTTGCCCAGCAGGCCGAGCCGCTCCAGCGTGCTTTTGAGCTCGTCCGGGTCGGCAGGTTTTTTCAGGAACGCCAGCGCCCCCAGCTCCATGACCCGGCGCACCGCTTCGTCCTGCACGTCGCCGGACACGACAATCACCTTGGCGTCCAGGTTCTCGGCGCGAATCGCCGCGAGCGTCTGGTAGCCGTCCATCACTGGCATGGTCAGGTCGAGCAGCACGACCTGTCCCTGCCCTTTGCGTATGGCCTCCATACCTTCCTGGCCTTGGGTAGCCAGGGTGACCGACACATCCCAGTCTTCGGGCAAGGCACGCAACAGCTGCTTGCGCGCCATATTCGAGTCGTCACATATCAACAGCGCAAGCGTGGACATCGTGTGGTTCTCACTGCAGAAAAATCAGGCCGATGGTGGCGGACAACACATATACGTTCGACTGCACGCTCGACTGGCCTGAGCCTATAACGCTCGATCGGTAACATTCAAACTAAACCTATAGCCTAAATCGGCGATCTTTGAAGTTTCTGTAATTTAAGTCGATATCTGTTGCTGCAGATCACTACCGCTGCCGATCAAACAGGCCTACTATCAAGTGATAGCTTTAATAGCAATCACTCGATAGATTTACCGTTCAATAGCGAGGAGCCTCATGTCTTTGCCCATCAGCGACTACCATCCAGCCCTGCCCCGGCAAGACGATTTCTGGCAGCACCTGGGCATCCCGGCACGTGGCACCCGCCTGCACACCGCATTGCACA contains:
- a CDS encoding response regulator; the encoded protein is MSTLALLICDDSNMARKQLLRALPEDWDVSVTLATQGQEGMEAIRKGQGQVVLLDLTMPVMDGYQTLAAIRAENLDAKVIVVSGDVQDEAVRRVMELGALAFLKKPADPDELKSTLERLGLLGKPAAAPVALPALNNTGGVISFQDAFRETINVAMGRAAALLAKVLGVFVQLPVPNVNMLEVGELHMALADAHSDQRLTAVCQGYIGGGISGEALLIFHDSDISGISQLMGGDHSDSSDMEMLLDLSTILIGACLSGIAEQIDIAFSQGHPQLLGAQGGIDELIRINQQRWKKTLAVEISYSVEGHNLHFDLLMLFTEDSVELLTKKLAYMMS